A single window of Solanum dulcamara chromosome 5, daSolDulc1.2, whole genome shotgun sequence DNA harbors:
- the LOC129888999 gene encoding inositol 1,3,4-trisphosphate 5/6-kinase 4, translating into MCGVKGIVLNASILLESCNDENGNPSLRPGAVYVLRKLRYSNIFTGISYGPDLSAPKVRLLQENARLYSYNCFVFRPSAIDNFVSEVSLEWGDNIGSYMHVVSSYKDEEISQMISSGWLITVIRSPEKASDVEYSPGTENSSKIFINKLEELPLTICHLNKEAMGKEVKTVGYLMKPSREEDFAKRGAFPLNPTPNGLIFVALNYELPISWQLQEIDGVLHKATDDIITVEMSSSSDFENKVTYTEGMQELQRYIGCHPDCRVIDPFSNIYPVLDRLKIQQILGDLENLNSKSCSKIRGPHFLKVVDFREPKLEDKLADAKLSLPNIVKPQVACGVADAHSMAIVFKTDSYKYLNVPLPAIVQEYVDHSSTMFKFYVVGKKVFFAIKKSTPNADTLIKLAEEKELKPLLFDSLKSLPVDEQKSQNEDNKQIDHELVTDAANWLRRVLDLTIFGFDVVIQEGTGDHVIVDVNYLPSFKEVPDDVAIPTFWEAIKEKLTGKQSTEAAILL; encoded by the exons ATGTGTGGAGTGAAAGGTATTGTGCTGAACGCTTCAATTTTGTTGGAATCCTGCAATGATGAAAATGGGAATCCCTCTCTTAGGCCTGGTGCTGTTTATGTTCTTCGCAAGCTTCGATACTCCAACATCTTCACT GGTATATCCTATGGACCTGATCTTTCTGCTCCTAAG GTGCGCCTCCTCCAAGAAAACGCAAGACTATATTCCTACAATTGTTTTGTCTTCAGGCCATCAGCCATAGACAACTTTGTAAGTGAGGTTTCCTTGGAATGGGGCGACAATATTGGAAGTTATATGCATGTTGTTTCCAGTTACAAAGACGAGGAGATTTCCCAAATGATAAGTTCTGGCTGGCTGATCACTGTTATAC GATCTCCTGAAAAAGCATCAG ATGTTGAATATAGTCCTGGAACTGAAAATTCAAGCAAGATTTTCATTAACAAGCTTGAAGAACTGCCTCTGACTATCTGCCATTTGAATAAAGAG GCAATGGGCAAGGAAGTCAAGACGGTTGGTTACCTGATGAAGCCTTCTCGTGAAGAAGATTTTGCCAAG AGAGGTGCATTCCCCTTAAATCCTACACCAAACGGATTAATTTTTGTGGCCCTTAATTACGAGCTCCCTATATCATGGCAGTTACAAGAAATTGACGGCGTTCTACATAAAGCAACTGATGACATCATTACTGTTGAAATGAGCAGCTCTTCagattttgaaaacaaagtTACTTATACAGAGGGCATGCAAGAGTTACAAAG GTACATCGGATGCCATCCTGATTGTCGTGTGATTGACCCATTCAGCAACATATATCCTGTTCTTGATCGGTTGAAAATACAGCAGATTCTAGGTGATTTGGAAAATCTTAACAGCAAAAGCTGCAGTAAAATCAGAGGTCCCCATTTTCTAAAG GTTGTTGATTTTCGTGAGCCCAAGTTGGAAGACAAGCTAGCCGATGCAAAACTGTCGCTTCCGAACATTGTAAAACCCCAAGTTGCTTGTGGAGTTGCTGATGCTCACAGCATG GCCATTGTCTTTAAGACAGATAGCTACAAATATCTCAATGTCCCTCTTCCAGCTATTGTGCAG GAATATGTGGATCATTCATCCACTATGTTCAAGTTTTACGTTGTTGGGAAGAAGGTTTTCTTCGCAATTAAGAAGTCTACACCTAATGCAGATACCTTGATAAAGTTAGCTGAAGAAAAAGAGTTGAAGCCATTACTCTTTGATAG CTTAAAATCTCTACCTGTTGACGAGCAAAAAAGCCAAAATGAAGATAATAAACAGATTGATCATGAGCTAGTCACTGATGCTGCAAATTGGTTGAGAAGGGTGCTTGACCTTACTATTTTTGGCTTTGATGTTGTG ATCCAGGAAGGCACTGGTGACCATGTCATTGTTGATGTAAATTACCTTCCATCATTTAAGGAAGTTCCTGATGACGTTGCAATACCAACATTCTGGGAAGCCATAAAGGAGAAGCTGACTGGAAAACAAAGCACAGAAGCAGCAATATTGTTGTAA